One genomic region from bacterium encodes:
- a CDS encoding ATP-binding cassette domain-containing protein yields MIEVQDLSKTYGATRAVDHISFTVPTGQIMGFLGPNGAGKSTTMKIITCFMPPTEGRVLIDGLDAEEHSLEVRRKIGYLPENNPLYAEMNVLDYLTFVQRLRGIPASEHKRRNDRMVELCGLGEVVRKDIGELSKGYRQRVGLAQAIIHEPEILILDEPTVGLDPNQIVEIRALIKELGRAKTLILCTHILSEVEQACDRVLIINRGKIVADGSPSSLRAASQGQERLWVEIKGPAGEVRAALEKLPGAARVAPDSNGRFVIESAGGRDLRESVFTMVKERDWVLLEMRRESVRLEDVFRELTAG; encoded by the coding sequence ATGATTGAAGTTCAGGATCTGAGCAAGACCTACGGCGCCACCCGCGCCGTCGACCATATCTCCTTCACCGTGCCCACCGGCCAGATCATGGGCTTTCTCGGCCCCAATGGCGCCGGCAAGAGCACGACGATGAAGATCATCACCTGCTTTATGCCCCCGACCGAGGGGCGGGTGTTGATCGACGGACTCGACGCCGAGGAGCACTCCCTCGAAGTGCGCCGCAAAATCGGCTACCTCCCCGAAAACAATCCCCTCTATGCCGAAATGAACGTGCTGGACTACCTGACCTTCGTCCAGCGCCTGCGCGGCATTCCCGCCTCGGAGCACAAGCGGCGCAACGACCGCATGGTCGAACTCTGCGGCCTGGGTGAAGTGGTGCGCAAGGACATCGGCGAACTGTCCAAGGGGTACCGGCAACGCGTCGGGCTGGCGCAGGCGATCATCCATGAACCGGAAATCCTGATCCTCGATGAGCCGACCGTGGGGTTGGACCCCAACCAGATCGTTGAAATCCGCGCGCTGATCAAGGAACTGGGCCGCGCCAAAACGCTCATCCTCTGCACGCACATCCTTTCGGAAGTCGAGCAGGCCTGCGACCGGGTGCTGATCATTAACCGCGGGAAGATCGTCGCCGACGGTTCGCCGTCGTCGCTGCGCGCCGCCTCACAGGGGCAGGAGCGTCTCTGGGTCGAGATCAAGGGCCCGGCCGGCGAGGTCCGCGCGGCGCTGGAAAAACTCCCGGGCGCGGCCCGTGTCGCCCCCGACAGCAACGGCCGCTTTGTGATTGAATCGGCCGGCGGACGCGACCTGCGCGAGTCGGTCTTCACCATGGTTAAGGAACGCGACTGGGTACTTTTGGAGATGCGCCGCGAGAGCGTGCGTCTCGAAGATGTCTTCCGCGAACTGACCGCCGGGTAA
- a CDS encoding ABC transporter permease, giving the protein MMTNTWTFTVKELKSFFNSPVAYVILTLFLLIAGWFFSAGLFLVGQAELRDLFSTVVPLAFLFFVPAITMRLIAEEKKSGTLELLVTLPVRDVEIVLGKFLAAFILLAVALLLTFAYPMTIATLGDPDGGAIVGGYLGLLMMGASYLAIGMFTSGLTQNQIVAFITGFVLIFVFYMLDKVVIFFPGAIASILEYLSITYHLDNIARGIIDTRDVIYFASVITVFLYLAVRTLESRRWR; this is encoded by the coding sequence ATGATGACGAACACCTGGACATTCACGGTCAAGGAGTTGAAGAGCTTCTTTAACTCGCCGGTGGCCTATGTCATCCTGACCCTGTTCTTGTTGATCGCGGGCTGGTTCTTTTCGGCCGGGTTGTTCCTCGTCGGCCAGGCCGAACTGCGCGACCTGTTCAGCACCGTGGTCCCGCTGGCCTTCCTCTTTTTTGTTCCCGCCATCACCATGCGGTTGATCGCCGAGGAGAAGAAAAGCGGGACGCTCGAACTGTTGGTCACGCTGCCGGTGCGGGATGTGGAGATCGTGCTCGGCAAGTTCCTCGCCGCGTTCATCCTGCTGGCGGTGGCGCTGCTGCTCACGTTCGCGTATCCGATGACCATCGCCACGCTCGGCGACCCCGACGGCGGCGCGATCGTCGGCGGGTATCTGGGGTTGCTGATGATGGGCGCCAGTTACCTCGCCATCGGCATGTTTACCTCGGGGCTCACGCAAAACCAGATTGTCGCGTTCATCACCGGCTTTGTGCTGATCTTCGTGTTCTACATGCTCGACAAGGTGGTCATCTTCTTCCCCGGCGCGATCGCGTCGATCCTGGAGTACCTGTCGATCACCTATCATCTGGACAACATCGCGCGCGGCATCATCGACACGCGTGACGTGATCTATTTCGCGTCGGTGATCACGGTCTTTCTCTATCTGGCCGTGCGCACGCTCGAATCGCGCCGCTGGCGCTAA
- a CDS encoding Gldg family protein: MQKNVRKGIGSLTAVPLFVAVVIAVNLISLFFFARIDITDERLYSLSDASKRLAESLDDPVVCKLYFSEDVPAPYNANARYLKDQLYEYRAYSGGQLRFEFIDPVKTDREREAQALGIPPLQVQAIEKDKMELKKVYMGLAFLYEDKKEVIPVVQSTRNLEYEISSAIRKVTADEVPIVGLLAGHGEPEQGAGLDMLTQAMEQLYELRAVRIAPGQLIDPKIDVLLIIGPTDSVRAWDRYAIDQFVMRGGRLAVFYDPVETRLQEQQAMDRRTNWPEFLRTYGIAFKPGLVIDARCARIGVTQQQGFLRFQNIVEYPYMPQVSDFNPEHLVGKDLQAVDFPFVSPLDSTAVDGTNLTFTPICWSSERSGVRRAPYDISAMRQYLPADFTEPHQVLAAAITGAFTSAYPSGPPPDSMVNTAVLPPATGSISDNRIVLVGDADCVSDNGLRNPANAAFVMNVVDWLSQEEGLISIRARNVTVRPLEEVSEGSRTMVKYANVFGPPLLVVLYGVWRWQSRRRRKMG, from the coding sequence ATGCAGAAGAATGTCCGCAAAGGGATCGGTTCGCTGACGGCGGTGCCGCTGTTTGTGGCGGTGGTGATCGCCGTCAACCTGATCAGTCTGTTCTTCTTTGCGCGCATTGACATCACCGACGAACGGCTCTACTCGCTGTCGGACGCGTCCAAGCGGCTGGCCGAGTCGCTCGATGATCCGGTTGTCTGCAAACTCTACTTCTCCGAGGACGTCCCGGCGCCGTACAATGCCAATGCCCGCTACCTGAAGGACCAGCTCTACGAGTACCGCGCCTACTCCGGCGGGCAGCTGCGCTTTGAGTTCATCGACCCGGTCAAGACCGACCGCGAACGCGAGGCGCAGGCCCTCGGCATCCCGCCCCTGCAGGTTCAGGCCATCGAGAAGGACAAGATGGAACTGAAGAAGGTGTACATGGGGCTGGCCTTCCTGTATGAGGATAAGAAGGAAGTCATTCCGGTGGTGCAGTCGACGCGCAACCTGGAATACGAAATCTCCAGCGCCATCCGCAAGGTGACCGCCGACGAGGTGCCCATCGTCGGGCTGTTGGCCGGACACGGAGAACCGGAGCAGGGCGCCGGCCTCGACATGCTCACGCAGGCGATGGAGCAGCTCTATGAACTGCGCGCCGTCCGGATCGCCCCGGGGCAGTTGATTGACCCCAAAATCGACGTGCTGCTGATCATCGGCCCGACCGATTCGGTGCGCGCCTGGGACCGTTACGCCATCGATCAATTCGTGATGCGCGGCGGACGGCTGGCCGTCTTCTACGATCCAGTCGAGACCCGGCTGCAGGAACAGCAGGCGATGGACCGTCGCACCAACTGGCCGGAGTTCCTGCGCACCTACGGGATCGCCTTCAAGCCGGGGTTGGTGATCGACGCGCGCTGCGCGCGCATCGGCGTCACGCAGCAGCAGGGTTTCCTGCGCTTTCAGAACATCGTCGAGTATCCCTACATGCCGCAGGTCTCCGATTTCAATCCGGAGCACCTGGTCGGCAAAGATCTGCAGGCGGTCGACTTCCCGTTCGTGTCGCCGCTGGATTCGACCGCGGTCGACGGGACCAATTTGACCTTCACTCCCATCTGCTGGTCGTCGGAGCGCTCGGGCGTGCGGCGCGCGCCCTACGACATTTCGGCGATGCGGCAGTACCTGCCGGCGGACTTCACCGAGCCGCATCAGGTTCTCGCGGCTGCCATCACCGGCGCGTTCACCAGCGCCTACCCGAGCGGACCGCCGCCCGATTCGATGGTCAACACCGCGGTGCTGCCGCCGGCCACCGGCAGCATTTCCGATAACCGCATTGTGCTGGTGGGCGACGCCGACTGCGTCAGCGACAACGGCCTGCGCAACCCGGCCAACGCCGCCTTCGTGATGAACGTCGTCGACTGGCTCTCGCAGGAAGAGGGCCTGATCTCGATCCGCGCGCGCAATGTCACCGTGCGCCCGCTCGAGGAAGTCTCCGAGGGAAGCCGCACGATGGTCAAGTACGCCAACGTGTTCGGTCCGCCGCTGTTGGTCGTGTTGTACGGCGTGTGGCGCTGGCAGTCGCGCCGCCGTCGCAAGATGGGTTGA
- a CDS encoding DUF4340 domain-containing protein, producing the protein MKRNTLVLAGLVVLLWGAWYVFHTEEKTELSIRERRDFFKADSTAVDSIAVKYANWAYLSRRGGNWTVIFPEYSHAADPNILRDVFRFTNEMVLENLISTRPEKHSSFQVDTTSGTVLQFFAGGVPVAEFVMGKAGADFNHTYIRQLQSDSVYMARGDFQRVFRRVPTDWGSRVIAETDSAQLVSVRWITRDGEVRVARADNGPWLVYKDGAAAGLPVDTAVFNVRLRRFTPLTTDAFASAGTGVEAETDNPYMQLILDSRDGRSDTLLWNHPKEDDGRYFAFRPGRPKPLFIFYKGSFDRIKGVYADLIDKGGIKRIDEPQ; encoded by the coding sequence ATGAAACGAAACACGCTCGTGCTCGCCGGTCTGGTCGTCCTGCTCTGGGGCGCCTGGTACGTCTTCCACACCGAAGAGAAGACCGAACTGTCGATCCGCGAACGCCGCGATTTCTTCAAGGCCGATTCGACCGCGGTCGATTCCATCGCCGTCAAATATGCCAACTGGGCCTATCTCTCCCGGCGCGGCGGCAACTGGACGGTGATCTTTCCCGAGTACAGCCACGCGGCCGACCCGAACATCCTGCGCGATGTCTTTCGCTTCACCAACGAGATGGTGCTCGAGAACCTGATCTCGACCCGCCCGGAAAAACACAGCTCCTTCCAGGTCGACACCACCAGCGGCACCGTGCTGCAATTCTTCGCCGGCGGCGTGCCCGTGGCCGAGTTCGTCATGGGCAAGGCGGGGGCCGATTTCAATCACACCTATATCCGCCAACTGCAGTCCGATTCGGTCTACATGGCCCGCGGCGACTTCCAGCGCGTCTTCCGCCGCGTGCCGACCGACTGGGGCTCGCGGGTGATCGCGGAGACCGACTCGGCGCAACTGGTCAGCGTGCGCTGGATCACCCGCGACGGCGAGGTGCGGGTGGCGCGCGCCGACAACGGACCATGGCTGGTCTACAAGGACGGCGCCGCCGCCGGTCTGCCGGTCGACACCGCGGTCTTCAATGTCCGACTCCGCCGGTTCACGCCACTCACCACCGATGCCTTCGCCTCGGCCGGCACCGGCGTCGAGGCCGAAACGGACAACCCGTACATGCAGCTGATTCTTGACAGCCGCGACGGACGCTCCGACACGCTCTTGTGGAACCACCCGAAGGAAGACGATGGCCGCTACTTCGCCTTCCGACCCGGACGTCCCAAGCCGCTGTTTATCTTCTACAAGGGTTCTTTCGACCGCATCAAGGGTGTCTACGCCGACCTGATCGACAAGGGCGGCATCAAGCGCATCGACGAGCCGCAATAA
- the acpS gene encoding holo-ACP synthase, translating to MIIGLGIDQIEIARVARSWQKYGDRFGRRVFTDAEWAYCLSRPHPAESMAGRFAAKEAAMKALGLGWPGGIAWRDIEITREPTGKPGLRFFRKAELRAARLGVTHTAVSMTHDLTYSSATVVFEKD from the coding sequence GTGATCATCGGACTGGGCATCGATCAGATCGAAATCGCCCGCGTGGCTCGCAGCTGGCAGAAGTACGGCGACCGTTTTGGGCGGCGTGTCTTCACCGACGCCGAGTGGGCCTATTGCCTGTCGCGTCCGCATCCGGCCGAGTCCATGGCCGGACGGTTCGCCGCCAAGGAGGCGGCGATGAAGGCGCTCGGCTTGGGCTGGCCCGGCGGGATTGCCTGGCGTGACATCGAAATCACCCGCGAACCGACCGGCAAGCCCGGTCTGCGATTCTTCCGCAAGGCCGAATTGCGCGCCGCGCGTCTGGGCGTGACCCACACCGCGGTCAGCATGACGCACGATCTCACGTACTCGTCGGCAACCGTCGTTTTCGAGAAAGATTAG
- a CDS encoding tetratricopeptide repeat protein — MISGRKRVSQGVFACALALGVLLAGGGCAATVGQRAMRAMYEGDYARAVPLLTSQTISSPDDARAWARLGEAQFHTQQFAPARASFARAVELDGYLPSAYLFLGYIAEEEDSVEAAIRHYEECIARRPSGALTRDLTKRIETLRGEQARLAAQAALARERAAGTPPLSESAIAIIPFNSDSLPDNLRPIGRGLAELLALDLAKVKSLRVVERERVDRLIRELKRSPLAPFDSAGAPRLGRLLGAAHVVGGEAVEVEPGRLRLRTRLVGVLDGRFDAARDQVGELAQLFQMEKRILWEILAKLRIEPTLEEKLALDRIPTESFVAYLSYARGLAEEEAGRARDAAREYERAVDVDPRFREAADRAREMSYLASLDLNASPEPLADFIEQHSGPFEWTERPARTDDRLGAMLGQAGLVPTTPPGPIDDPYTPPSTNTTIIIHGQFDQAKP, encoded by the coding sequence ATGATCTCAGGTCGGAAACGCGTCTCCCAGGGGGTCTTCGCCTGCGCCCTCGCGCTCGGCGTGCTTCTGGCCGGAGGCGGATGCGCGGCCACCGTCGGGCAGCGGGCCATGCGGGCGATGTATGAGGGTGACTATGCCCGGGCGGTCCCGCTTTTGACCTCGCAGACGATTTCCTCACCCGATGATGCCCGCGCCTGGGCGCGCTTGGGCGAGGCCCAGTTCCACACGCAGCAGTTTGCGCCGGCGCGCGCGTCGTTTGCGCGGGCCGTCGAACTCGATGGCTATCTCCCTTCGGCCTATCTCTTTCTCGGCTACATCGCCGAAGAAGAAGACAGTGTCGAGGCGGCCATCCGACACTATGAGGAGTGCATCGCGCGGCGACCCTCGGGCGCATTGACACGCGATCTGACCAAACGCATCGAGACCTTGCGCGGGGAGCAGGCGCGGCTGGCCGCCCAGGCGGCGCTGGCGCGCGAGCGTGCGGCCGGCACACCGCCGTTGTCCGAATCGGCCATCGCGATCATCCCGTTCAACTCGGACAGTCTACCCGACAACCTGCGTCCCATCGGACGCGGACTGGCCGAATTGCTGGCGTTGGACCTTGCTAAAGTGAAATCGCTGCGGGTCGTTGAGCGGGAGCGAGTCGACCGGCTGATCCGGGAGTTGAAGCGGTCGCCGCTGGCGCCTTTCGACTCGGCCGGCGCGCCGCGGCTGGGACGGTTGCTCGGCGCCGCCCATGTGGTCGGTGGCGAGGCGGTGGAAGTGGAGCCCGGACGGCTGCGCCTGCGGACCCGTCTGGTCGGAGTCCTCGACGGCCGCTTCGACGCGGCGCGCGACCAAGTCGGCGAACTGGCGCAGTTGTTCCAGATGGAGAAACGCATCCTCTGGGAGATTCTCGCCAAGTTGCGCATCGAGCCGACGTTGGAAGAGAAGCTGGCGCTCGACCGGATTCCGACCGAGTCGTTTGTCGCCTACCTGTCCTACGCGCGCGGATTGGCCGAAGAGGAAGCCGGTCGCGCCCGCGATGCCGCGCGGGAGTATGAGCGCGCCGTGGATGTCGACCCGCGCTTCCGAGAAGCGGCCGATCGCGCCCGTGAGATGTCGTACCTGGCCTCGCTGGATCTGAACGCAAGCCCCGAGCCGCTGGCGGATTTCATCGAGCAACACAGCGGCCCGTTCGAGTGGACCGAACGCCCGGCGCGCACCGATGACCGGCTGGGCGCCATGCTTGGCCAGGCCGGGCTGGTGCCGACGACGCCGCCGGGGCCGATCGACGATCCCTACACACCGCCCTCCACGAACACGACCATCATCATCCATGGTCAGTTCGACCAGGCGAAGCCATGA
- a CDS encoding cohesin domain-containing protein, producing the protein MAGIWHALPAGRATGLLLLSLWLLGCGDSPTGGGGAVALKLNVSLETPSLASRIEVVTLTVRYGAVPVGPDTLNFRNGVIDDTVSVAPGDTVTFVLRALDGDGLVLYEGRDGPRQVQPGATLTLNIVMRPALLMLRAAPLYQEVELAGQELVDISINVYNVDSLFGAAFRIDYDTTVLDFVAATEGSFLRGASGAVPTWALVLKDSANVVAYAVTRLQQSASLVGISTGTTPGHLATFRFSKRRAGTAPIALRAGAQLVDHHGAPVRNHALLVLESATVRVIGN; encoded by the coding sequence ATGGCCGGCATCTGGCACGCTCTTCCCGCAGGACGCGCCACGGGACTTTTGCTTCTATCGCTCTGGCTGCTGGGTTGCGGCGACTCGCCGACCGGCGGCGGGGGCGCGGTCGCGCTGAAACTGAATGTCTCCCTGGAGACCCCGTCGCTGGCCTCGCGCATCGAGGTTGTCACCCTGACCGTCCGCTACGGCGCGGTGCCGGTCGGACCCGACACACTGAATTTCAGGAATGGCGTCATCGATGACACCGTCAGCGTCGCGCCGGGCGATACGGTCACGTTTGTCCTGCGCGCGCTGGATGGCGATGGGTTGGTGCTCTACGAGGGGCGTGATGGTCCACGCCAGGTCCAGCCCGGCGCGACACTGACCTTGAACATCGTGATGCGGCCGGCGCTTTTGATGCTGCGCGCCGCGCCGCTCTACCAGGAAGTCGAACTGGCCGGGCAGGAACTGGTCGATATCAGCATCAACGTGTACAACGTCGACTCACTGTTCGGCGCGGCGTTCCGGATCGACTACGACACCACTGTCCTGGATTTCGTCGCGGCCACCGAAGGGAGTTTTCTGCGCGGCGCTTCCGGCGCCGTGCCGACCTGGGCGCTGGTGCTGAAGGATTCCGCCAATGTGGTTGCCTACGCGGTCACGCGCTTGCAGCAGAGCGCGTCGCTGGTCGGTATCTCCACCGGGACGACGCCGGGGCATCTGGCGACCTTCCGGTTTTCCAAACGTCGCGCGGGGACGGCGCCGATCGCTCTGCGCGCCGGCGCGCAATTGGTTGACCACCATGGCGCCCCGGTGCGCAATCATGCGCTCCTGGTGCTGGAGTCGGCCACCGTGCGCGTCATCGGCAACTGA